Proteins encoded in a region of the Burkholderiales bacterium genome:
- a CDS encoding MFS transporter produces MNLQHGIRANLDQFLHQLLQVLLVGLTIGMMRTVVPALAESEFGVPKNSFVLLTSFVVAFGIVKGAMNFVAGRLSERIGRKQVLLIGWAVAVPIPLMVWYAPNWNWIVLATVLLGINQGLTWSMTQTSKLDITQLNERGLTIGLNEFAGYLGVALAGIVTAYLATVLGAREGLLAFGLIVIGLALFLTQLWVKDTLPWAKADAARHRGTTSHSMPRYPTNISPQPGTWEIFALMSWRDRRLAAISQAGLVEKFVDALVWVFYPVFLYRQGVSLPNVGWIIGVYGFVWGGSQLFTGRLSDTIGRHHPNLWGMWICGAGVAMMMLGSGVAWWTLSAAISGFGMALLYPNLSAAVADISHPDWRGSAIGIYRFWRDLGYGIGALGLGLTAHFSGQMEAAFWFVALSMFLSGALLWWFGEETHPRINPA; encoded by the coding sequence ATGAACCTTCAGCACGGCATTCGCGCCAACCTTGACCAATTCCTGCACCAACTGCTGCAGGTGCTTCTCGTCGGTCTAACCATCGGCATGATGCGCACCGTAGTGCCCGCGTTGGCCGAATCGGAGTTCGGCGTACCGAAGAACTCTTTCGTACTGCTCACCTCGTTCGTGGTGGCATTCGGGATCGTTAAGGGTGCCATGAACTTTGTCGCGGGGCGTCTTTCTGAACGAATTGGTCGCAAACAGGTGCTGTTGATCGGATGGGCGGTAGCAGTGCCCATCCCGCTGATGGTCTGGTACGCCCCCAATTGGAATTGGATCGTTCTGGCAACCGTGCTACTCGGAATCAATCAGGGGCTGACTTGGTCTATGACCCAGACTTCCAAACTCGACATCACGCAACTCAACGAGCGCGGGCTCACCATCGGCCTCAATGAGTTTGCGGGCTACCTCGGCGTCGCGCTCGCAGGCATCGTTACCGCCTATCTTGCGACCGTGCTTGGCGCACGCGAGGGGTTGCTCGCATTTGGTCTCATCGTCATCGGACTGGCCCTTTTTCTCACACAGTTGTGGGTCAAGGACACCTTGCCCTGGGCAAAAGCTGATGCCGCCCGACACCGTGGCACTACTTCGCATTCCATGCCCCGCTATCCAACGAATATTTCCCCGCAACCGGGCACTTGGGAAATTTTCGCGCTCATGTCCTGGCGCGACCGACGCTTGGCGGCCATCAGCCAAGCTGGACTGGTCGAAAAGTTCGTCGACGCCCTAGTGTGGGTCTTTTATCCTGTGTTCCTTTACCGGCAGGGTGTCAGCCTGCCTAACGTGGGCTGGATCATTGGGGTCTATGGTTTCGTCTGGGGTGGATCGCAGCTTTTCACCGGACGCCTGTCGGACACCATTGGACGCCATCACCCCAACCTGTGGGGTATGTGGATCTGCGGTGCAGGCGTGGCAATGATGATGCTGGGTAGTGGCGTGGCGTGGTGGACTCTCTCCGCGGCGATTTCCGGCTTCGGCATGGCACTACTCTATCCCAACCTCTCTGCAGCGGTGGCCGATATTTCTCATCCCGATTGGCGTGGTTCGGCTATCGGCATCTACCGCTTCTGGCGCGATCTGGGATACGGAATCGGCGCGCTGGGGCTTGGCTTGACCGCCCATTTCAGTGGACAGATGGAGGCTGCTTTCTGGTTCGTTGCCCTTTCGATGTTCTTGTCCGGTGCGCTGCTGTGGTGGTTCGGCGAAGAAACCCACCCAAGAATTAACCCCGCTTGA
- a CDS encoding DsrE family protein, producing MSSILFILNDAPYGNERAYNALRLAGALANKDDQRVHVFLMADAVGCAKSGQKVPEGDYNIQLMLDKVLRKGEVALCGTCMDARGMAESEMMEGAKRSTLAQLADWTG from the coding sequence ATGAGTTCCATACTTTTTATTCTCAACGACGCTCCTTACGGTAACGAGCGCGCCTACAACGCTCTGCGTCTTGCCGGTGCTCTCGCCAACAAGGACGATCAGCGCGTTCACGTCTTTCTGATGGCCGATGCGGTCGGCTGCGCCAAGTCGGGGCAGAAAGTCCCAGAAGGCGACTACAACATTCAATTGATGCTAGACAAGGTTTTGCGCAAAGGCGAAGTCGCGTTATGCGGCACTTGCATGGATGCACGCGGCATGGCCGAGTCGGAAATGATGGAAGGTGCAAAGCGTTCGACGCTTGCGCAGCTCGCCGACTGGACGGGTTGA
- a CDS encoding MBL fold metallo-hydrolase, translating to MFFKQLATKDSSLSYFFGCASLGKAVAVDVVAGDEDWLVEEARKAQVEILWVIDTHVHADHYSGGRTLAQRVGASYCLHESDQALVKYDFEPLRDGQLLDIGNVKVTVLHTPGHTPDSVCLLVTDARRGEAPWFVITGDTLFVGAVGRPDLAGREVEMADVLYDSLHTKLLTLPNELEIFPGHQAGSACGAGLSGKPSSTIGFEKRWNAALMMDKATFIDHLTASIPSRPADMDRIIAANIAT from the coding sequence ATGTTTTTCAAGCAACTTGCCACCAAGGATTCGTCCTTGTCCTATTTTTTCGGCTGCGCGAGTCTGGGCAAGGCCGTCGCGGTGGACGTCGTCGCGGGTGACGAAGACTGGTTAGTAGAGGAAGCCCGCAAAGCTCAGGTCGAAATCCTCTGGGTGATTGACACACACGTTCACGCGGATCACTACTCGGGTGGGCGCACGTTGGCCCAGCGCGTCGGCGCATCGTATTGTCTGCACGAGTCCGATCAGGCTTTGGTGAAATATGACTTTGAACCCTTGCGTGACGGACAGTTGCTGGATATCGGCAACGTCAAGGTGACGGTGCTGCACACGCCGGGCCATACCCCGGACAGCGTCTGCCTGCTTGTCACCGATGCACGTCGCGGCGAAGCTCCTTGGTTCGTAATCACCGGGGACACCTTGTTCGTAGGCGCAGTGGGCCGTCCGGACTTGGCGGGGCGAGAAGTGGAAATGGCGGACGTGCTATACGACAGCCTGCATACGAAGCTGCTGACGCTGCCCAATGAACTGGAAATCTTCCCAGGCCATCAGGCAGGCAGCGCTTGCGGAGCAGGTCTGTCTGGCAAACCATCTTCGACGATCGGTTTCGAGAAGCGCTGGAATGCCGCGCTGATGATGGACAAAGCTACCTTCATCGATCACTTGACCGCTTCCATTCCCTCGCGACCAGCAGATATGGATCGCATTATCGCCGCCAACATCGCGACCTGA